From Pseudorca crassidens isolate mPseCra1 chromosome 7, mPseCra1.hap1, whole genome shotgun sequence, a single genomic window includes:
- the FAM78A gene encoding protein FAM78A, with translation MPDFLWDCWPSLEIRLVLCAMGCIQSIGGKARVFREGITVIDVKASIDPVPTSIDESSSVVLRYRTPHFRASAQVVMPPIPKKETWIVGWIQACSHMEFYNQYGEQGMSSWELPDLQEGKIEAISDSDGVNYPWYGNTTETCTIVGPTKRDSKFIISMNDNFYPSVTWAVPVSDSNVAKLTNVYRDQSFITWLVATNTSTNDMIILQTLHWRMQLSIEVNPNRPLGQRARLREPIAQDQPKILSKNEPIPPSALVKPNANDAQVLMWRPKYGPALVVIPPKHR, from the exons ATGCCCGATTTTCTCTGGGACTGCTGGCCTTCCCTGGAGATCAGACTCGTACTGTGTGCCATGGGCTGTATTCAGAGCATCGGGGGCAAAGCCAGAGTCTTCCGGGAAGGCATCACGGTGATCGACGTCAAGGCCTCTATCGATCCCGTCCCCACCAGCATCGATGAGTCCTCCAGCGTGGTGCTCCGCTACCGGACACCCCACTTCCGTGCCTCGGCCCAGGTGGTCATGCCGCCCATCCCCAAGAAGGAGACCTGGATAGTTGGCTGGATTCAGGCGTGCAGCCACATGGAGTTCTACAACCAGTATGGGGAGCAGGGCAT GTCTAGCTGGGAGCTCCCAGACCTCCAGGAGGGCAAGATTGAGGCCATCAGCGACTCGGACGGGGTGAACTACCCCTGGTACGGGAACACCACGGAGACCTGCACCATCGTGGGCCCCACCAAGAGAGACTCCAAGTTCATCATCAGCATGAATGACAACTTTTACCCCAGCGTCACGTGGGCCGTGCCCGTCAGCGATAGCAATGTGGCCAAGCTGACCAACGTCTACCGGGACCAGAGCTTCATCACGTGGCTGGTAGCCACCAACACCTCGACCAACGACATGATCATTCTGCAGACGCTGCACTGGCGCATGCAGCTCAGCATCGAGGTGAACCCCAACCGGCCCCTGGGCCAGCGCGCCCGGCTGCGGGAGCCCATCGCCCAGGACCAGCCCAAAATCCTGAGCAAGAATGAGCCCATCCCGCCCAGCGCCCTGGTCAAGCCCAATGCCAACGACGCTCAGGTCCTCATGTGGCGGCCCAAGTACGGGCCGGCGCTGGTGGTGATCCCGCCCAAGCACCGGTAA